The window tgttttttttaattttatttttgtttaaaatacagGTTTTATGTCAGATATTTTACCAAACATGATACATTTATTAAAGTGATAGGGACACTCTCAGATCTCAATATGATTGAAAGTATCTCGTATATGATATCACAATACAAATACCGTTTTGAATTCGTAGTATTTAAATTACACAGTGTTTGACAATAAAATACAGTGTTAATGTCTTATATAGGTAAACCAAGTAAAAGTTCCAGGTTGCGAACTCATGACTTGAGGGTGTCATTTGAGCTGTCATTTAAACCAATTGCGTTCACCTGTTAGAAcccaaaattgtgaaaagatattatttaattaatattaggttgtgtttaattgaaaaaaaagtatgtaaCAATATGGATGTTTCCAATACATCCGTCTGTAGGCTGTGTGTTAAAAATAAACCAActactaatacatgtatcatattttattttgattcttaAAAAGGATTAACATTCTTAAAATTATatccttaatattttttttgaaacagaGATCTTCTTCTCGGGTATATCACTACAAAAAATGGCCACGGTCAATCGGTTCTCTTTAATACGCGTATTTATTGCACAGTGTAGGCCAGCTATTTCAAAACCAAGGACATTTTGTATTATAAAAGACTTTGGACATTTCAGGCCATAcacattattaattaaataagtTAATTAGATGAATTGAATACAAGTTATTCTTGTTAACAATGATTCCTGATgtgattttaaattgataaattgttGATGATATTCTTGATGTTTCATCTATTGCCTAAAATCTtatgtcttttttaaattacaaattaatcTTGCAACAGAAAAACACTTATCTCACCTTGCTATAGACAGTGCAGCGTATTGTTTCTAGTTGGAATTTTCGGGATGGTTCCCTAGGTATCCTCAGTGATGGATGCCAAATACTGAACtcaaaaatattgtatttatatacgTATAAGAAAATCTAGAGTGAGGTTTAGTCATTGAGTATATTATTGgttgttttatatattgtagGCGGAGTCTAATTCTTAGAGTAGAAGAATCAAATAggcttaaaaattaatataatttggAGCAATATTTTTGAGGCATAATAAGTTTGTTTGTAAAcccattaattttaaaaattgcagaAATACTGTGGAAAGGAATCCGTACATACCATTAAAAGGTTGATTAACAAATGAACGTAATTTGTGATTTAATTCTCTGACATAGGACTCTATGAGAAAGGAAACagaatagaaatataaaaaaagtattgaACATTCGTGAAATAATCAGcacaaacaaaacatttaaataattgtatataattttttaagtgtttgCTATAACTTGTTAGACATAGATTAAGTtggaatattttaaaacaaattttcaaggtaattttcatttcaaagaaataaaaaggaaaaacgaGGTGTTCCATGCTTATCTTAGATGGTTTGTAAATGTTTTCTGATATGAGTTAAagattaatatttgtttttaacatattgaatttcatattttcttttacgGTTCGATCGGTCTCTCAGATACGATAATACTTTAAAATTCAACAACGACGACTTTAGCTACATTTTGcctaaaaattaatattgtattAAGAATTATTCATTCCTAAAAATGTATATGGCTTGTatgatatgtattttaaaactgtaaGTATTTGGTTAAAGATAAAATGTGATAGCATGATAGATAACATGTGTtagcaaaacaataaaaatacgTCGTGCGGTTTGAATTTCAAAGTACAATATAATGTTGGACGAAGCCTCAAAATCATGAAgcatctttaaaagaaaaaaagacaataacaaaccgtgaaccatctcaaacaTCCATttaacgaaatacaaattcaaagcagagcaacacggacctccaaatagatagagtaATCGTATCATAGAATTTACGAAAAGATGACGCCAAGCGAGACTGTTaattgatagtcctgttttatcaacttgtttgccATTAGCTTGcgtcttagaaactgttcatacgaagagcatgtccttgcgtatcgaatcaactgagTGACAAAAACACCATACGCAGGTTATGAAGGtgtattgctacataagtaaggaaagttgactatagacaAATTGAAGTCGTCGCGTTTATCATAgtgttttgttgttaggttaccatcaatgtctatttccagtaaaatatccaaatataaaACAGATGACACAGACTCTGTTGTATTCagtcaaaatttcaataattcttgaaatataaatatataaatcaatattttaaaaaatggagttGCATGTATATGAATAATAAAGACACACATTTGACTAggatttattgtttgtttttttatcagtttaCAAAATTTGACTTGTCTAACACTGCTTCATAACCTTTAACAGCAAAACACTATTCAACACTTTCGAGTGAGTAGAGTAAAAAATTCTGTCCTTCAAATAATTctgtattgtttatttcttgaatacttgtaatatttttacaaaaaaaacagtGTCGAGAACTGTAAGTGTCTTGTTTGAAACTTTGACCCTTTTTGTAACAAGTAGCTAAGTGGTTCGAGGGCTCCGACTTGTTTCTTGATGGTCCTGGAATTCCCTAAAAAAAACAAGGTTCATTATTGGCCGTAAAGtgcataattaattattttaaaaagtgtgaATTTGGAAATGAAATGCCCTTTTTCTTATGTTCTGATTTATGTTTATGCATATgtaatttataacaaaaaaacacttgaaattatttgaatttgtttatatatatttacttctcaaattatttaaaagagaTTTTATTTGGTTATTTTCTACAAACACTGAATGCCTAAAAAAGGATAGTGTAAAGATAATTAACACTACTCGCTATAAGTATCATTTTtcggggaagggggggggggaatccaaaaaataaagtaaaaaaacgATAATCCAAGCACATTGAGTTCTATACTGTTTGATATTTCTGTTTTGTTGTACTAGTCTTTTAAAGTATAATTATTGTGTCATGAAGTTTAAagggtaatattttttttttaatttgttgtatttGTAGACTCGTAaatacataacaaaatattgacattttagaTTGTAAAGCTTAAAATTCCAACTGCGATGCCATTTGGAGAAAAcaaattaatcatattttaaaatgttaactcatatatttttatttgataatcaaTGTAACCATACTAAGATTGCCCACGTAATTTAAAGTCCTTTGATTAATTATCTTGGGGAAAAACACTTAAATTTCATAATGATGGATCAGTGTTTTATTAAAGACTTTTGCATTGCAAACATTTAGTCCCGCAGAATTTCCTACTGAATTAAATTATCTCCTAATAATAATACACTATACCAGTTTACAGTAATAGTCACCAAAGACAACAAGTGTTCCTTATTTTACCCGTGACATTCTGATATTAGTGAACTTCTTAATTTCAGACCATTACTATTGAATACAGTACCTATTTCCTTCCAAATTGGACTGCCCAAGGTTAATTAACAATGAAATTTAATGGCCTTGAAACTccctgatattttttcatacagatctGCATATAtccattattatactttcatgttatatacttatatctgattggttaagTCGCAGTTGATGAtccattctattaccctcagcattagcaacacacttggcaacgggtaacacaacgaattgttcaagcgcgtaaattatgcgagTACGGTTCGCCATAGTATTCACATCATTGcaatataaaagcagtaacgttttctttgaaattaagacattcagtaaatacaattttaaaacatatatagtCAAACTGCatcaatatgataaaaatcTAGGGGTTAGAAAAgctttattttgatttcaaattatattcgaaatttttttattaattttaaagaggCTGACATGGTTGTAGACGCAATCGACCTTGAACTGGTTTTACTAAGTGCTTGGGACACGAGAACTACTTTCACAATAAAATACATGAAGTAGGCGCGGACTTTCAATATCCTGTGTGAAACTAaacctttgtttacatagcgtagaattgtaagctctgtaactcgcttataactcaacaaatggcattcaaaatttttgttgcatattaaaaatgccttactgaagcattgtaaaatgaaaattggaaaaataattttcgaccaaaatcgtgaccatgcccctttaagtagATACTTACATGATTCTAAAAGACTTTGTAATGTTCATCCAAACTACTAGTGTCGTCAAGTGCCTCGAAAACCCACTCATTAATATTAGATTCTATTTTGGCTTTTCTTAAAAACCAGGTCACTAGTTAAAAGCGTTTAATATTGAATTCAAATGTTGTTaagttctaattttaaatgCCGCATCCAAAGTACGATGATGCGTTATGgtatttatttcttcttatGCTGTGTcatatattatttagttattgttttgattttttaaatacatgtgcaTACTTTATTTTACACATTTCGTCTTGTTACAGTTCTGTGTTACCACTGTTCATGGACAAACACCCCTTGCCTACAGAATTCTCCTCGTACATAAGCACTGTGTTTTGTATCTTGACCTGTTTAAGCAAAAAATAGGATAACTTTTAAGTAGTTATGAATTGCTTTGACGACAATAAAAATTCCCACAAAATGTACTGCTTTTTTGCTGAAAAGTTATTTTTAGATATAGATCATCATTATTTGACATTGTACGGTTGTAACTTGATAGTAACTATTTCAAAGACATCTTTTATGATTCTACACTAGTATTGAAAGTAACACATGTACCTGCATTACGATCAATTTCATATAATGTGCCacataagatatataaaaagaaaagtgtaTATAAGAAAAActcattgtatataaaaaaaaaaacatacacatatatataagataaactcaaatttataaaaataagcagctttatatataaaggaattgcaaatatatataaagaattttgtatatatatatatatatatatatatatatatatatatatatatatatatatatatatatatatatatatatatatatatatatatatatatatatggattaattaattcagtttAAATTGCTTTTTTATATCTCTCATTAGCACCTTGAAAATTGGGCTTCTCCCCATGCCACTTCCATTAAGCGCCTCGAGGTGAAAATGTGCTTAAGCATGGCGATCGTTAACGCTGACAATAcatgattgatcataatttctttgatctctgattagtggatataaagataacaagacgatacctatttttgtgtttttttaatgtaaaattattgtgaaaaaGATTCTCTCAAGGTGATCGAAACTCGTGGTAAATGTAGCATTCGATTTCACATTTAGTTTCGGGACTCTTCTAGTGTTGTCCAAGTCGacacgttaaattcaaagtccgataactcaaacttgtttaccaacaaaaattacacatcatcgccaataaatgaagttttcatatctatctactgacgatttacacaaaagtaagtgtattgttctcaacgacagtttaccgtgcatgcgagatagaaatcaaagtcgctgtgttcacgtgcttgagtgaacacagaactaaattttgggcgtgatcgcttatcaaacaacaacattttttgtattcttttttaaaagaaaagatgcatgcgctaaaatataattgcgctaatgtactggcacttgcatttgcgctaaaatacgtatgcgccaaattttctcgttttacagtatatatatatatatatatatatatatatatatatatatatatatatatatatatatatatatatatatatatatatatatatatatatatatatatatatatatgctggATGCCCTCCCTTTAAATCTGCCACTGACTTTTCCCAAATCCCTGTGTTATCATGTAATGTAACATTTATTAGATCGTTCAAACTAATCACTGGGAGCATAATATTTCCGATCTTCTCCTCCGTAGGCGGGGTGTATCATGCAGACGCTGGGCTGAACTCAGTAAAGGTCACTCAGTGGTAAATTTTCgctttatatatttatcactgttttgtttttatataacagTACTGTTTAAATATACACGACCTAgcttaatatatatacacaattctttatatatattgccatttcctttatatataaagctgcttatttttatatattcgagtttatcttatatatatgtgtgtgtttttatatatacaatgagattttcttatatagacttttctttttatatatcttatgtGGCACTAACAGGCTTCTTTATAAACCTTATCTCATTGTAAATGTAGTGATTAGCAGATAATTTAAAGTATAGAGATCCTTGCAACATTTTGATATGACAAGAATATACTTGTATTTAAATTCAGATTTCTTGTATAATACCATTTTATCTGTAACATGATTATaaagcataggcgtcggaaccgggggggggggggggggggggggcttaccCCATTTTGAATGTTCACAATTTATTAATATACCAGTATTATGGTCAAAGGGATGTAATTCTTGGATGTTTAATGATTGTTGAAATCCTTGCACGCATCTATTTTTATTTGTGCcaaacaagtttttaaaaaacatcatCGTGTACATAGAAGGTTTACAACAATAAGTATTTTGCTTTTTTCTGAATATATACTAGTTAGAGAAGTTTAAAGGACGAACACTGTGctggataattatgccagtgccgaGGTGGCAATTTTGCATctgcttaagatgcagtttcgtaAAAACCTATAAATACCAAATGATAAGACCATTGTCTGGAGAGTATATAattacttttgttttaatgtgtctCACCTggcaggtgagatatttacctttaaataataaaaccCCAAAGGAAAATGACAATTCCTTTAGGAGAATTTACCTTTCTacaggaaatttttaaaattctacagattttttttaatcctgtagtaattatatttcctataggagaaaaATATTTCCTGCAGGAATCTAGTTTTCCTAAAcgaaattacatttttgtaagaTTTCCTAACGGATTTTAGAATCTTATGAGATTTTTGTTCAAATCCCATCGAAATTTGAATTCATATACGAAGGTATtttattccgataggaaatttcaaatatcctatagaaaaaatattttcctgtaggaatttatttttaagggTAAATATCACACCTGAGAGGTAAAATACATTAACAACAAAGGTGGATTTTAGACTCCTTAAGCAATGATCTATTTCATATtgcatatttgaataaaatatagtGATTCAATGCTTATGTACTGACGATGTATGGAATATAGTGATTACATGGTCTAAATGTGACTATTGTTAGCCGATAATTTTCTTAGAATTTTACAGAAGTTTAGATATAAGTAGACATATTATCTGATAACTGACTTGGCGTAGGGATGTTTGACatgatataacatcaagtttgttaaaaaggTAACCTCCGTCATATGATTTTGTTACTCTGATGTAGTGATATAGCTTAACTGCCTAAGGTATACCACTTTAcattttccggcaaaatgcttTACCTGCCGTGATGGTTTTGGTGATGAAAGCTTAAGACGCTGCTAATGACTGCATTTCTTTAACGCtgatatttttagaaattttagtGGTAAGCATATTGAGGAGAATCTTGATTTTGTCAAGTCGAACGATTTTAATCTCACTTTAACGCAGAGTAActataatatctttaaaaaaaaattgatatttataccATCCAAATTTTGTTACGTATCCTCCAACAAATTCcagatattttaagttttacaaattattgtgtTCGCTACATGATCTGGACATATACTGCACTTATTTAAAATGTGTAAGGTCAAGGTCGAAAAAAGGTCAAATGAGGTCAAACTGTACAACAATGAAAGCATAAAGCATTTGATTAATTTAAGGAGAGGGCTACTCTTCGGTGTAGGTCCTCAGCGTGACAAACTGGTTATGTCACagttttctattttattttatttattcttaattttaGGTGTTTGTAAATGCAAAAAATACCACTAAATGTCCGTAAAAAACTGcattcataaattcaaaatacttcatttcttatcactacatacataattataataCTATTAGGTAATAAGAACAAGTGCACTTAAGCTATAGAGAATGGGccctttttcagtgccgttttaatgtagaaaatatcaacaaattgcttttttctcGTAATAGTTAGGTACTGATGGATActtctgatttatatgcacgcttACATTTACCAAAATCagcatacattttaaaaaaaatgaggatttttaaatgcctaaaaataatctaaatccggaaaaatcgaaccgaacctacttgaattgtgtctatttaaatcagagggaggagaaatttaaatcaacattgttCTGTAGGTGGATCGATTGGCGCGTTtgctgaattatactttatgcattattttacgtctgaaaaaaaatcgaataaagttttgaagttgcatattaccATTGTGACCAAACATAAATTCCTGACCATACAAAGATGATGGAAAGCAATTTAAAacgtgtcaatgttttacagGGAGAACATTTGACAAACGTTTACCTGGATAGAACCCacgtgattgtttgaaataatttataccATGCGTGGGTTCAAACATGGATCACGCAGGTAATAGCTTTTGCTTGCTTtaggaaaaaccttgaaattttcatacgtttttcattttttgggtACCAGCCTAATGTAGTACAAACTTCTTATTTTCACAAGAAttttctaaatgtataatgcgtatTTTGTCTTTTCAACAAGTTTAtactcggttaggctgacagtaaacaaaggctttgaaatgaatgctcgtcctcgatttactatacaaaatcacgaatgtcggctgacccctactatgttgtaaagcttcgtgctttttatacacaataaattcagcgctaaaacttgttaaaTCTTGGAAGTTTTAATGGAATAGATATCAATAGATAATGTTAGGGGGAAAATATGCTTAATATGAAActtcattttttcactttttaccgGTGCCCATAATTGCACTCGTCATTTGTCTAGGAAAattacgggtttttttttatacatcacTTTGAGCCGCGACAAAATGCCAAGAATTGttagatttatttattcatgttttcactGTAACACTAGCAGTAGATACAAAATTCAGACATACATACATTCATACAGTTCACAAACTGTTCATACTgttcaaaaaatgacttaagATTGTTGATGGTGGCTGGGCGGTGTATCATTTGCCCAGTAGATCTCTCTTATTATTACAGATATCATTCTTTTCTAGCAATGAAGTATTATTAGATAAAATAAAGTCCACATGTTTTACTTTAagctttaaattttcaaaaaaaattctataccTTTATATAGATATTTTTCTCAATGAGATGAATATAGACCAAAACAAAGTCATCACCAGACAGCCATCTTGAACTAGGAACATAAACAAATATGCAGACATAATTTTAGATGATTGGCACAGGGATTGATAAGGCAGTCCCATTGAACACATCGAATAATTATGTCCCCCAAATggataaaagattttattttcactttcaaataattgaaatttatattcacaaaataagaaaaacagtAATTTAAGTTTGAATTTACATTATTCAATTGAATTTAATCTTATTTGAACCGTCTTTAAACTTCATAAataagataaatgaaaaaatcgaatttatgCTTAAACCTAAATTTAATGATTGTAACtgtgataatttgtctgcaaaATCACTCTCATACTTTTGTTATTTAGATTTAGATGAGAGTTacgaaatcaaaatttaaaaacttctgAAAAGAACATTTTTCGGATGcattcaacaataaaaaatgaaaatgaattataaatctttgaGCCATTTAATTGTTCAGCTTATCCTTTTCTACATATCATgcgtaattaaaatattaagggTATCCCCTGTTCCTTCAACAAAAACAAGTCCGttttatacatgatttttaatacCAAAAATGGAATTTCTTACTGAACTGCTAAAGACACTGTCTAAAAATTGGTATACTTCAACGTAGAAAAGTAAAATTTGACgaaaaaactttaatattttgttttcgtaattttaatggcatttttaataaaagactTAACTAGTTTAATTTAACAGGTAGTGAatcatttttcagccaaaaaTAATCAGCTTGAATGGATATTCATCAGTGCTACGGTAATGATCATAGTCAGCCTCTACAGCAGGATTTGCCGACTGCTTAATGACAGCGAGAGCGGAGAAGTTTACACAGTCCACATTGTGATCTATGCTGCTCAAAACTGTTTTAGCTCCGTTACAAGATCGCACTCGTCCTCCTCCCCAAAAACCTCCATACTGGATATATGTGCAAACATCTGGGGTCCCTAGTATAATATCGGCTAAGTAAAACGATATTCCATCTGATGTTTTGCTTTTGCTGACTATCATGAAATTGTAACCATTGAATCGGAAAACATGATACCCGCCACAGTAGGATATTTGGTGGTCATCATTTCCTCTAACATCATCATAGACTACCACGAGCCAGGTGCGCCAATAAAACTTGTCACTGAGATGGTCATGTATCAAATCTGCAACAACCCAATTGGCTGATCCTTTATTATTACGTATGATATTCTTGGCATCGTTTGCTGAAACGGTTCTGAATTTACTGACGATTTCAGCGTCAGCTCTTTTCATGGCTCGTctcatattttgaattttatttacccATTCTTGTTTGAGGCTCCTTAGAGAGTCTGGTAATTTAAGTTTATAGTACGCCATCTCAATTTGACTTCCAAGAAGAATTAGTCTGGTTAGTCCTAGCATAAATTCCTGAACGGCACGTCTATCATTGTTTGTTCCTTCAATTGCTGCTTCTAAAATATTATCAGAAAATACAAAATTGGACGAAACGATATGATTATACAGCAATCGAGTACTATGTTGAATGCCATTTTCATAAGCTCTTACAAATGATTcgttataaaaagaaaactctACATTGgtttttgaattgaaaaatctCTGCAGTTCAATTTTCAAGGATAATATTCTCCGTTCGTAAGGATATAATTGCGTTCTAGTTCTGGACCAGTCAATCTGACGGGCAATTTCATCAAGTCTGACGTCTATTCTATCAAATCTGTTTTCGATGGTGGATAACATTCTGCGCATGTATCGTAGTTCTGCGGTCTCTGCCCCAATACCAGTTAGACCACTTAACAAACCAACAATTGGTCCCACCATTCCAAGGTATGGACTAACTTTTGTCAAAAGCTTTCCCATTGTGTTTTCAAAATTCTTATCAGCAATGGCCTGTGCCAGCTCTACGCCAGCACTTATTCCGGAGTTCACCAAGTGGTTCCCAGTGCTTGCAAGCACGCTCCTTGCAACAAGTATTACAGGAATTATGTATATTATCAACTTCATCTGAAAACAaagttaaaacaaatcaaagtaacGATTTTTTCCATAGCTTTGAAGCTTTTACCGcttatttttgatgattttatatcaaataattgttaaaacatacAAAGTATATTCATtgacatgtataattattttgacgtcatgacttaaggaggctgggtggtagACCATACTTACCTCCTTTAGATAAAtagtttcaaatatatataaatattttaattttgaatataatatctttgtatttttttaaattcattataattaattgtaaaaaaaatatatcatttttaatttttataaaatcaaatctGATAGTAATTTGTTCATatgtaatagaaaaaaaaagacggAGTTTAGTATGgcaaatattacatttttgacaataaaacaattttgacgcattttgttcatataaatatttagatttttaaaaaaaactgccaTTATTAGAATTCGTAGTGGCTAAACTTTCGTGGTATTCGTCAGTGGATCTCcgccacaaatttacatccttgatgaaaaaaaaaaattcaaaaaggtTACTTTTCTTGAAACTGAAAACCGGATTAACATTCGATCCCACgaataagaaagaaaaaccacaatccacgaaaatggCCCCCCACgtatttaaatgattccataaTAAATCAAAACTCGGATTATTCTGTTTCATAACTCTTGTGTATCAACAGTACGGTTATAAGTCTTTATTTCCTCGCATCTAAAGTGCCTAGCTATGTTAACATTATAATTCAACGATTTAAGTTAAACGATTTAAGTGGTTTATAGTCCCATATTGTGAACCAAGAAAAATGCATATTAAGTCGGTATCCGCGAGCTTGGGAGTCTGCGGTACGAGCGCCTCGACCGTCGTTCTCCAGCTGTTCAATAACTTAAACTGACTGAAAACCACAATCACATACCTAACAAAActaattttaacaaaagcaaataatagaaaaaaaacaactgttGAAGAGttactttgatgaaaatttttcttagatatacatgtatgtaatttgtatttttatttaggGTGTCTAAGTCGCCAACCAAAAGTAATAAggtcaaaataaagttattgtttgtttaaaattgccTCCCACCTTATTGAAATTTTCCCCCGCTGATAAGATTTCATCAacagaatatttaaaaactttttgagatggatttttttttgacatttttaataagataaacttatttctaaaaaaaaaaatcccctctGGGTATAAAAACCTCTAAGCAGCAAttctaaacaaatatatatattttttaagaatgacCTTCGGTTAAATAAAGTCCCTCAACACCAGAAACAGGGGGTAAGGCGTCATGGCCAAGGGGAACATTTCACACGGTGGTTATAGATCTAATGGTAAGAACGCAATGCATACTTTTCGTATCCAATGTTGATAGCAAATGTTCATCTTAAAAAGGTTTGTTCCTTTTTTTCGGTACCTATTTCATGTCACATCTAGTCTAAAAATTCTGCATCATATATCATTTATCTTTGTATATTCATATTTACCAATGCCAAAAGAACATAttgaatataattgtttttttaaaaagttacatatttacagagtttagcaAGGCACTaaattttgtggcggaaggttttcaagaagaaaatgaacaaattttataaCTCAATAGTTTTAAAGTACTGTTACTTTAGCGTCCTAATGTTCAGCGCAGACTAAATTTCTAGATGGTTTGTGTACttcaatatatttatgttattctgtaaaaaatatatttgaataatattttgatatttctatcgatatttttttttttttttgggggggggggg is drawn from Crassostrea angulata isolate pt1a10 chromosome 5, ASM2561291v2, whole genome shotgun sequence and contains these coding sequences:
- the LOC128185897 gene encoding uncharacterized protein LOC128185897, whose protein sequence is MKLIIYIIPVILVARSVLASTGNHLVNSGISAGVELAQAIADKNFENTMGKLLTKVSPYLGMVGPIVGLLSGLTGIGAETAELRYMRRMLSTIENRFDRIDVRLDEIARQIDWSRTRTQLYPYERRILSLKIELQRFFNSKTNVEFSFYNESFVRAYENGIQHSTRLLYNHIVSSNFVFSDNILEAAIEGTNNDRRAVQEFMLGLTRLILLGSQIEMAYYKLKLPDSLRSLKQEWVNKIQNMRRAMKRADAEIVSKFRTVSANDAKNIIRNNKGSANWVVADLIHDHLSDKFYWRTWLVVVYDDVRGNDDHQISYCGGYHVFRFNGYNFMIVSKSKTSDGISFYLADIILGTPDVCTYIQYGGFWGGGRVRSCNGAKTVLSSIDHNVDCVNFSALAVIKQSANPAVEADYDHYRSTDEYPFKLIIFG